The Salinigranum halophilum genomic sequence CTTCCGTTGTTCTCGTCGGAGTCTCTCGTACTCGTCTTCGAGGTCGGGCCAATTAACGGTCTTCCCATCGCTCGTGTGGATGTAGTTGAGGATGCCGAGGTCAATACCCACGCTGTTGCTCGTATCGAGCCACCCCACATCGGGTTTCTCGGGTAAGTCAGCGTCGTCGGTTTCGAGTCCGAAGGAGACGAACCATTCGCCAGTCGTCTCTTTCTTGATGGTTACTTCCTTAATGTCTGCTTCGTCGGGGATTTCTCGGTGGTGTCGAATACGAATATCTCCGACTTTGGAGAGTTCTAACGTTGCGTGTCGGCCACTCGTGTTTTTGAGTTCGAAACCGGACTGCGAATACGTCATACTCTGGTACTCGGTGGGAGACTTCCACTTGAGTTTCCCAACCTTGTGCCCGTTCTGCTTTTTGTCGGAGAGGTTTGAAAGGTTCTGATAGAACCGGGTGACGGTTCGTTGTAGAGCCTTGGAGTTCACTTCGGAGAAAACGGGAAACTCTTCTTTCCAGCCGGGGAGTCGGTAGTGGTGTTTGTACGCTGACCCGATGTTGTCGGCGTCAACGTTCTCGTATTCGTATCGTGTGTAGTTGTACGCTTGGCGATGAACGTCGATATGGTATTCCAGTTCAGCCGCTACCTCTTGTGTCGGGTAAGC encodes the following:
- a CDS encoding RNA-guided endonuclease InsQ/TnpB family protein gives rise to the protein MEYSHRYHAYPTQEVAAELEYHIDVHRQAYNYTRYEYENVDADNIGSAYKHHYRLPGWKEEFPVFSEVNSKALQRTVTRFYQNLSNLSDKKQNGHKVGKLKWKSPTEYQSMTYSQSGFELKNTSGRHATLELSKVGDIRIRHHREIPDEADIKEVTIKKETTGEWFVSFGLETDDADLPEKPDVGWLDTSNSVGIDLGILNYIHTSDGKTVNWPDLEDEYERLRREQRKLSRKEKGSNNYEKQRVKVAKVKRRIRRTVLDYQHKLTTWLVKEYDAVFVEDLNVQSMLQGDGNARNKQDVAWRQFITLLEYKGDLYGTHVVQVDARGTTKECASCGVETAKPIWVREHSCPACGFECDRDANASLNVLQRGFSELGLGWPESTPVETALPTDTTSVSAKRVVETGSLGA